The proteins below come from a single Myxocyprinus asiaticus isolate MX2 ecotype Aquarium Trade chromosome 28, UBuf_Myxa_2, whole genome shotgun sequence genomic window:
- the ube2t gene encoding ubiquitin-conjugating enzyme E2 T: MQRISRLKRELELLSAEPPPGVSCWQMEERVDELQAQIIGGASTPYEGGIFTLEIKIPERYPFEPPKMSFLTPIYHPNIDNAGRICLDALKLPPKGAWRPSLNISTVLTSIQLLMAEPNPDDPLMADISSEFKYNKPLYLEKAKKWTAEHAIQKNMGCVETEEKALENKNKTAHKREALTEQENLDRPKKVCM, from the exons ATGCAGAGGATCAGTCGTCTGAAGCGCGAGCTGGAGCTCCTGAGTGCTGAACCTCCTCCTGGTGTCTCATGTTGGCAGATGGAGGAGCGGGTGGATGAATTACAAGCCC AGATTATTGGTGGTGCAAGCACTCCCTATGAAGGAGGCATTTTTACACTGGAAATCAAGATACCTGAGAG GTATCCGTTTGAGCCCCCCAAGATGAGTTTCCTGACACCCATCTATCACCCGAACATCGATAATGCAGGACGTATTTGTCTGGATGCTCTGAAATTGCCACCAAAG GGAGCTTGGAGGCCCTCGCTCAACATTTCAACAGTGCTCACCTCCATTCAGTTACTCATGGCTGAACCCAATCCTGATGATCCGCTCATGGCTGATATT TcctctgaatttaaatacaacaaaccaCTGTATCTAGAAAAGGCAAAGAAATGGACAGCTGAACATGCAATCCAGAAGAACATG GGTTGTGTGGAGACAGAAGAGAAGGCTcttgagaataaaaataaaactgcacacAAGAGAGAGGCACTTACTGAACAGGAGAATTTAGACAGACCTAAGAAAGTATGCATGTAA